Genomic segment of Arachis stenosperma cultivar V10309 chromosome 4, arast.V10309.gnm1.PFL2, whole genome shotgun sequence:
gtgcttaatgagtaaaaacatgttttttaggcccttaaattgCTAAATTCAATTCACTTTAATTATGTTTTTGATGCTTTAATGTATTTATTGAGTAATTTCAGGCTTATAAGGCAAGGATGGATTGAATAAATGAGAAAAAACATGCAAAAGTAGagaatttatgaagaaatgAAGTTTGGAGCACCTTATGATACGCCTGCCTTATGCATACACATGAATTTCATATTGCACATACGCATGTCTTATGCGTATGCATGACTGCCAGCACGTGATTTCACTTAAGTGAACACATGGGTCGCGATTTCAGGCTTTTTCAAGCCCAATTCAACTCATTTCTAAAGTATTTCATGCCAAACTCGAGGAGGATCAAGAAGGAAGCAATTAGGATAGTTTTAGGCCATATTTTAGGTTAgatttttagagagagaagctctttattctttataaaatttagaattttaggTTTAGTTCTCTCCATAGATTTAGGTTTTGatcttgttttaatttagttttctttatCTTTAATGATTCTTACATCTTAATTCTTTTAGTTTACTTGTTAATCTCCTCTATTTTATTGCTTTTATATTCATGAattcttgttgatttttatttttttaaatgcaatttatattttcatGCTTATTGTTGctcattttaattattattattgatttattgCATTTGATagtttagattttattattcttactATTTTACCATGTTTACTTTTATGCCTTtcaagtgtttgtgaaaatatcTTTCTTAGTTTTAGCATAGATTTTTATACTTTTGGCTTGAAATTGAGTGATTGAGGTGACATTGAGTCACTAATATCCTAGTTGATTGACAATTTGGAGATTTTAATTAATCTCGTTTTCATTAACGAGTAAGACCTGTGGACAGAAATTGATTAAACCCGGTTGGCTTGTTTCACCATTGAGGTTGACTAATTGGGTTTGTTCTTGTAACTATCATATCGTGGTTAGTGACACGAGGGTCGTTGATGTCCAATATTGATTGATGATTTATGGTTGTTAGTTgttcttgtttccattgacgaGTAAAACCTATGGATTAAGACTaactatgcctatttgactttcTCCCGATGTTGGTGATGGCTAAATGGGATTAACTCTAAGTAATCgccatgtttgtggtcaatgACTTGAACATGAAGCTttcattctcaatccttgcTAGGAGTGTCTTTTAGCATTTACATTCTCTTTAGTTGTtagttttactttcttgtaatttaattttttgtttgtttaccTCCAACCCCCTTAATCTCCTAACCGAGAATACACATACGTCGCTGCAATTTAATATTATTGACGAAGCaattctttttgaaaaactctAAACCGACGTTTGGCCCTTCATTAATGCACTAGTAGTTAACTATTATGAATAGTGTAAACATTATAAATATGGTtggttttttaattttttggtagcttttattttattttttcttaaacaCAAACTACTCTTATGATTTTGGAATTGTATGGTTGTTGGGATGTTGTAGAAAATAGAAATTTCAATTATGGTTCATACCATAGGAGATACAATCAAATGAGAGAGGTACGTGTTCATATGAACGATCTTCCTGGCATCAACCTCCTTCACCCTTTCATGAATACAACCACCTTATGATGCACGCCAATTCAACAGAAATAGTGATATTTATTGCTTGCTATGGTTATGAACCTTTTTTTAAATACCATATCTGTATGAATCTACCTTTAACATTCATAACAACCACAATACACTCAACCACGTCCCAACTCCAAACAACTCTATAGAAACTAAATCTGAGTATACCTTTCCAATACTATCACCCCCACCTCCATCTTATGACTGGCCCAATGGAAGactaataaatttatattatattataatttttgggTTAAAAATAGTGAAATTTATTAACTTAACTTACACTTAATTCTTGTGAATATAtgtctttgtaaattttttctaattgaaCTTAATTgattaaacatattttttatgcCTTTAAAATGGTCAAATTAattcaacttttattttattcgatgtcttgatatgtttgtttatGTTATTTAAAGTTTAGGAGACAATAATTACTTGGAGAGATGGAAGAAAATCACGTAAAAGTAGAGATTCCATACTTTATATCCTTCGTATCCCTTTTCTTCAAACGAGTTCCTAGGAGAAAAACTCATTCATAACAACGaaataacaaaattatatatCTAACAATGTTTGTTACTtctgttagaaacaagagactaaCTGGAGAAAGAATTTGTATTATTGAGTTTATTCAAGTTGTCTATTCAAATTGTCtaaaatgatacaatataaaaggctatttataggtactaataaaatcgtaataataaagacgtaatcttctataataaatattcagatatactaaataatattaattgatcctaattattcAGATGGAACTGCCACAAGAAAACACAAATAAAACGCAGATAGAACTGCCATGAGAAAACGCAGACGAAACTGTCACGAGAGAACACAGACGGAACTATCACGAGAGAACACAGACGGAACTGCCACGAGAGAACACAGACGGAGCTACCGAGAGAGAGCGAAAACTATATGATTTATTCATGAGAATAGGTAAGCAGCGGATGATAATGGTGTTTGATCATTTGActcgaaaaaacacaaaacagaGAAAATAGGCTAGCCGGTGAGATGAAAAAGCATCAAAGGAGTgacaaaaggaaaagaagaatggCATAAAAAAAGTGCAAAAGCTACGGTGAAAGGATTTGTATATTATTGAGTGTATTCAAGTTGTCTTTTCAAATTGTctagaatgatacaatataaaagggtatttataggtactaagagaattataataataaagacgtaatctcctataataaatattcaaatatactaaataatattaattgatcctaattatattctaacaaaTTCTATCATCAAGCATTCCTTGCTTATGCCCTTGATTTTCTCTTGTTGTTAACGTTCTCCTTTGTTTCATGTCACTCTTCTTAAACCCTGGGCCCAACATTACCCTTAGCAACAAAGAGTGAAGCACAATGATGATGCAATTTAGTAGTGACGTGATGGAGAGAACAAATTGAGCGAAGACAAGATAACCAAATTCGGTGAAAAATGTTGATTAACAAAGAGAAGTGACATCAAGATCTAATCGACGAGGGATATAGCAATGGTGGCAACAAGGTCTTAGCGACGAAGAGCAAAGTAGTGGCAGAAACGAGAGCTAAATATATAGTAAGGATCACAACAATGGCGGTAGCAAGGAGAACAATGGTAATGGAAGTGATATTGATGACGAGCTCGGAGAGAcacaaaaagggaaaaaaggaCGATTGTGTGACAAGATTAAGAAGAGCAACAAAACTTTTCTATTGGTTGAGATCTGAAGGAGAAGTATTGAAGTATggattgttgtgtgtttgtaagTGTGTATGATTGTCTACTAATTTATTAATCCTGACTATTACTTACTTTCTCAATTCGGCCGGGTGATAAATTCATATTGTATTGTAATTTTGGATTGAAAAGAGtgaaatttatatatttagCTTGCACTTAATCCTTATAAATGCATgcttttgtgatttttttttctaattgagCTTGATTGAgtaaacatgctttttaggtttttaaaattttcaaattaatttcaattctcATCCCATTTtaatgccttgatgtgtttgtttaAACTATTTAAGGTTTAGGAAACAAGGATGGGTAGGAAAGATGgaaggaaagcatgcaaaagtagaGATTTCgcgaaaaaaaaagcaaagcTGGATGCTGCATACGTACACCCCTGTGCAAATACACATATATGAAATTTTCGCTAATGTGCGCACACACCCCTGTACATACGCACAACTCTGATTtcgtgcctcattaaaaaaagACACGTGACTTGTGATTTAGGGGTCATTTTTGGCCCATCTCAACCTATTGTTGAGGAGATATGAAGCAAACATGAAAAGGGAATGCACATACACAACatacatttattttttacaatgtATTAGAATTTTTAGCTTGAATTCTGAAGATTTTTCATCAATTTCTCTTTATATTTAACTTCTAATCTTGTCCcagttttgtttattttgtatttactGTTCTACAACTTTActtttattagaattttttttgttagtttctTTATTTTGACATTTTAGATTATGACTCCTTATTGATTCTTTGTTTACTTTTACTGGATttgatattttatgttttatttttgcttatctGAGATGTTATTGTCACTTTCTTGAATTGAATAATTGTAGATTTTATCAATATTCTGAAAACTGGACTAGACCGATTGGTTGAACCAGTTCAACAAAAAACCAGTGTAAAAAACGGTATGGTCAACTACTAACTCGGTCCCTATCTATTTCGTAGAATGACAAAGCAACTCTTGACGAATATTGTAATCCGCTTCGGTCACTGTCCCATACTTCCGTGACACAAGGCGGTTTCTGTGGGTGAATTTTCGGTAACTACAATCAGAAAATGCTGAACTATCACGGTGAGCGTGTGTTAGTTTGCTGATATGGATGAATGCTGCAGACGTGGACACCTCAAATGGTCAGGGGTTAATTGTCTCCATCCACGTCAAATGGTGAGGGGGTTAATTGTCCCCATCCACATCAAATGACCAGGGGGTTAATTGTCAAAACGACCTTCCTCTTCCATCTTCGCTCAACTGCTACGCCGGATGGAGGAACCTTCATCCCCATAGAAAAGAATGACGAGAATGGCATTAGGTTTGAGACTTTACTGTGAACAAATCCAACTACGATGATGAACACAATAACAAGCGTAGTGGCAATGGAAGGAGCCAATTCAGGATTGAGGTATTCCTCGTGCTTCTCATTGCAACACCGTTGGCAATAAAAAACGACAACAACAATTGGATCCAGTATGTTGAACCCTTCTTGGAAGGAATTCTCCCGGATCTGGAAGAAATCCGGATCGTTCTTGATCATACTGGCAAAATAAGAGGACCACGAACGGCCGAGGCCGGCAGTGCCTACAACAGCCTAGAAGAGGATGTTTCCGGCGGCAAGGAAGGCAATGAAGTCACCAAGCTCGATGCGGAGGAAATAGAAAGAGCCGTCGGTGACGGGGACCTCGACTGCGAACTCAGTGTAGCAGAGAGCGGAGAAGCCAGAGATGGCGCATGCGAGAACGATGACGGGACCTGCGTCGATGCGGGCCTCCTAGCCGGTGATTACGAAGATTTTGGAGCTAATGATGGAGCCGAAAGCGAACCAAGTGAGGTCCCAGGCGGTGAGGCAGCGGCGCATGGGATTCTCGCTAGCGTGAGGGAGGATGTTGAGCTCGTTGTTGTCAAAGAAGCGGCTAAGGAGGCGATACCTTAGACGAGGGTTCCGAAAAGAAGTCTTGCTTACTCCACCGCCAGTTGCTCTGGGTGCGGGCGTTGGGGATGGTGGAGGTGGGTGGTGGTGGCGGTTCCTCCATTCCGACGTAGCAGTTGAGCGAAGATGGAAGAGGGAGGTCGTTTTGGTTGACGTGGATGTGGACAATTAACCCGCTGACCATTTGAGGTGTCCACGTCTACAGCATTCATCCACATCAGCAAGCTAACACACACTCATCGTGACAGCTCAGCGTTTTCCGACTGTAGTTACCGGAAATTCACCAACAGAGATCGTCTTGTGTCACGGAAGTATAGGACAGGGACTGAAGCGGATTACAATATTCGTCAGGGATTGCTTTGTCATTCTGCAAGATGGACAGAGACCGAATTAATAGTTcactctaattttttttgagGATTAAAATATCCACTTTTTAAATTCTTAGGAATTGATATAGATAATTACCcgaaataaaaattttggagaTTGATATaagtattaatttttctttgacaattactcttgaaaatttgaaataaaatccGCTAAGGCGGGTGCGGGAGATATTTTGCATTTTCATACCGCTACTCCTCCTCTGTGAATGCGGCGTTCAATTTTCTCAATCACCTCAAACCCTGGCTTCACAAAAAATTCCATACGTCCACAGTCGCAGTTGATCACCTTCGTCATCACCGTGAGCCTTTCCTGGCTCGAATTCATTCTAAACACCCTCTTAGGGTTTTAGAAACGCGGAAAAGACATGGCTTTCTGGGGTAAGTATAAGTCAATTCACTCTTGATTGTTCTTTTCTGCGATTGCGACGCTGTTCAACTCTTTGGTGGATGTAGGAGTGGAGGTCAAATCTGGAAGGCCTTTTATCCATAACTATGATGATTCCAAAGGACGCCTCCATATTTCAATGGTAACTTAACACATCTTCCTTTATATTTTCAGTTGCTCCAATTCAAGCATCCTCATTCTCATTTTTTCAGGCTACATTAGGGTTCGGTAGTGCGACCACAAGAAGCACGCTGCAGTGTAACGTAGGCAATAGTAGCCCCGTGTATCTCTGCTCTCTCTATCCTGGAACCACTGAGTCATTGCAGTTGAATTTGGAGCTTGAGGAACTCGATCAAGTTGTCTTCACCGTCATCGGAGCTCGCAGCATTCATCTCTGCGGTTACTATCTTGGCAGAACTTCTCGTACGACCATCTTCCATGGAGACTCTTCGTATCCTTCACTCCCCAACTGCATTTgcctttcttttttccttttcttttaaaaatgcTTTTGGTTTCCTCAGCTACTATCGACAGAGAGTCATACGGGGAGGATATTGCTGATACAGAGAATGAGAGGTCGGATTGCAGCGATGAAGATGATTTGGACGATAGTTTTATTGATGATGATCCTAATCCGGAGGTTTTCCCGCCATCTCCTATTTCCAATGGAGGCACGTTCAATGTTCATCCTTCTTAATTTTTTGCTTGTGTTTGTTGCTGTTTCATTCCACTTTTCTCCACTTGATATTAATTCTTGTAATAGAGTACCTTTTAatctttcattattttttcaattattccAATGTCTTTTGATATTCACCAATGATTAAGTTTCATAACCACATGTGACATCACTTTTATTATTGTACATGTTAGAGATGATTCGCTGATTGATAAGTAGGTAGATTTTTAAAACTCAGATTGGTTTGATATCTGTATGGCTGTTTCTGTTGTGACTGCAGAGGAAGCTTCTGATGATAACAAACCAGAAGGTAAGAAAAGCAAATTTGGACGGCTTAGGAAGAAGTATTATTCAGTAGAGTCAGATGACGATGGTGATGGGGGTTTTGAGGAAAAAATAATTGTAAATGATACTAGGGATGACCAGATGAAAGAAAGTGATAACGAAGATAGCCTGCTGATTTCATCTCTTTACAAGGTTAAAGCTCGCCAAAGGATCTCAGATGACGAAATTAATGCCGGTGATAGTGGAGCATTTGATGCAAGGAACAAGAACTACGAAGATGATGGTGATGGTAATATTCAAACGGATTTGGAAACTGACAATGTCCTTCAAGATAGTCAGAGGGATAGGTGAGTGTCACCAATTATAAATTATAGTTTGTGTGCATGCTTGCTTTCCTTGGCTATAatcttttgcaatttttttttttaccttattCATGAATTTGTCTCTTCAAACAGGGAAGCAGCTGTGTTGGACAAAGAGAAAGATGTTGGGGAtgttaaaaaatcaaaaaagaaaaagaaggaaaagcaaaaagaaaccaAGAGTTCCCCTAATGGACAATCCATAAAACTAGATAAGAGTGAGAGAGATAAGCCAAAAATTGACAAGATGACCCAGGATATTCTTGCAGGACAAGAACAAAACAAGGACGGCGCTGATGATGAGTGAGTTGTTATGTCTTCCATGTACTTAACTATTCAATGTCACCTGCAATGGTTTCTGATTTGGTTGTTGCTCTTTTCTGTCTCAAATATCAAGCAAGCAAACTGAAACTGTGGATAAGATGCTGTCCCTTTCTGAAGATAGCCCGCTGATTTCACCTGTTCACAAGATTAAATCACGTCGAAAGATCTTTGACGAAGAAAACCACATAACTGGTGATAATGAAGCATTTAATGCAAGTAACAAGAATGTTAAAGATGGTGGCGATAGTATTGTTCAAACAACTTTTGAAACTAACAATTTTATTCAAGATAGCCAGATGCAGAGGTGATATAAATAATTCTATATTATAATTTGTGTCCATGCTTGTTTTCTCTGCTTtaagtttttgttagtttttatttccttcatgagttttgtttccatgaaACAGGGAAGCAGCTCTGTCAGACAAAAAGAAAGATGTTGGGGAtgttaaaaaatcaaaaaagaaaaagaaggaaaaggaAACCACGAGTTCCCCTAATGGACATTCTATAAATCTAGATAAAAGTGAGCAAGATAAGCCAAAAATTGAGGTGACCTTGGATATTCTCGCAGGACAAGAACAAATCAAGGATGGTGCTAATGATGAGTGAGTTTGTATGTCTTCCATGTACTTAAATTTGTTGTGTTAGCGGCAAAGGATTCTGATTTGGTTATTGATCTTTTTCTGTCACATATCAGCAAGCAAACTGAAACTGTGGATAAAAATCTGCCCTCCTCTGAGGCTGGTCATGTACAAGATGAAAAACccaagaagaaaaggaaagagcGGCAAAAGGAACACATGAAACAACCTACAGTTAATGAGTGAGTTTTCCTTTATCCATTGTTTTATAATTAATGCTAGTTAGTACCTTTTTTGTTAGTATAAACCCACAACGTATTGAATGCATTCATTCAGAAGTTGATAATAACCTTCATGCTTTGTACATTTGCAACATCAACTCACTTATCCTTCCGGTTATGCAAAAGAGAGACCTCAAATAGTGCTTATTTGGTATTATTAGTAGtgcaaaattatttttaaataaaatttgtcATCTAATGGACTGCAAATTGGTAGAGATGTTGAGACTGTAGCTGCTGTTGCACTGCCTGCATTTGTAGAGGATGCTGGAAAAGCTAAAACAAAGAGGAGAAAGAAAGAACAAATAAACAAAGGTTTACATCTTGAAGGTGAAAGGTAAGTCCACTCGTTTTCCTTAGATTTTGATATAGCAGACGGCCAATACACTTTAACGAGCTTTAAAGCTAAATTGAACTTGTGGGAAAAATAAATTTGCAAAGTAATAATATGATTTTTGGTAACTTTTAACGGTGAACAAGACAAAGTTGGACAAATTCTATGAGTAATATGACCTGaattattctatatttttgtgCTTTGGTAAAGTTGTCAAAGTTATTCTTATCACTTCAAGGCTTGGTTTGGTAAAGCTTTTCGAAGAGGTGCTTGTGCTTTTTTAAAAACTCTCCTCATTTTATGTTTGCTAAATCAACAAGACCATGTGCTTGTGCTTGCAGCTTTTAAAAGATCGGGTACTTTTGAAAGCACCTAAGATAAAGCTTCTTAAAGTTGGCTTgtgcttttcaaaatttaaaagtctaatataacctCATATGTTAACTAATTTAATGCTTACATTTATGtatattatagtatttttaaattttaaaagctatTTTACAAAATGCAATTGATGTTGCTTGTGtttattaaaagttatttttgatttgatttaccaaacataaatgctattatttttaaaaagccatcttttaaaagttaacttttataagctacttttgaaaagttaatttttataaGCTACTTTTGAAAAGTAAAAGCTTTACCAAACTAAGCTCAAGTGGGAAGCAACAACTTCTCTTGTATTCTATATCTTGATGTAATGTGAATGGCCTTGATATGTGATAACTTCTAACCTTTTTTCCGTGCAATCATCTTCGTAAAAATTCTAGCTATAAATACATATTATAGGTGtttataatcaaattaaataataatcaCTAACAACACCTAATTTACTAACCTTTCGCTATTTCAACTATATTTAACTAATCCTAACTTAATCCACTAATATTATACTTTAATATCTCTAATATCTCTCCTCAAACTCAAGTGGAAGATAAAGAGACTATGTTGAGTTTGTACACTAAATTCCGAAAAAGGGTAGGATGATGAGCCTTGGTAAAGATATCAGCTGTCTGAACCATAGTCTCAACAACAATTAAACGAATAGCACCAATGAAAAGTCGTTGTACAAAATGACAGTCATTTTCAATGTGTTTAGTGCGCTCATGAAAGACATTATTATGGACAATTTGAATAGCACTTCTGTTATCACAATAGAGATCAGTGGGAGAAGACTTGAATAGCCTTTAAATCTTTAAGAAGCCAACAAATTGCAACGATTTCAGTAGAAGTGTCATCCAGAGcacaatatttttcttttgtgcttaatcgAGCGTTAAAAGTTTGTTTCTTGGCACGCCACGAGATTAGTGTCATCAAGGAACAAACAATATTTAGTAGTAGAACGACGATCGGTGAGGTCACCAACCCAATCAGCATCTAAATATGCATGAAGGGTTAAAGAAGATTGAGCGGAAAAATGAAGATGTTGAAATATAGTACATTTGATATAGTGAAGAATCCGAAGAACGACGACATAATGAGTAGAATGAGTAGTGTGTGGTGCTGGTAAGAACTGGCTAACATGAACAACATAGGCAATATCTGGTCGAGTAATAGTTAGGTAGACAAGACCATGAACTGTCTGTAAAGGGTGGGATTATCCCACGCAGTTCCATCCATAGGAGTAAAGCAAACATTTGATTCAAAAGGAGTAGATTTTTTGCGACTATCACTTATTCTTTCCCTAGCAAAAAAATTAGATGCATATTTTGCTTGAGAAAGACAAATGCCATCATTGGAAGTGATAACTTCAAGATCAAGAAAATAACTAAGAGATCTAAATCTAAGGTCTTTCATCTCAAAGTGGTGGTGAAGGCTTGTTTTGAGATTAGGGAtgccatcatcatcatttcaaataataatcatgtcatcaacatataacACTAGGAGAACAACACCTTTGTCACTTGCGAATGAAAAGAGCATTCTCATGAGAACTACAAGTGTGAAACCCAGGTTGCAAACGGTATTGCTAAATTTTTCAAAGCATTTTCGAGGAGTTTGTTTAAGCCCATAAAGTGCCTTGTGAAGAGACAAATTTTGTTAGGAGAACAAGAGTATCCTGGAGGAGGTTTCAAGTAGATTTTCCTTTTCAAGTCCCTATTgagaaaaacatttttttatatcCAGCTGACTTAGATATCATTTGCTGGCAACAATAATTGCAAGAAGAGTTTGAACAGATGTGAGTCGAACACCAAGAGCAAAGTTTTTTCATAATTGATACCATATTATTGAGTGCATCCTTGAGCAACCAAATGAGCCATATACTTATCAATAGAGTCATCAAAGTGATCTTGATTTTGTATATCCATTTGTTGCCCACAATTTTCTGATAAAAAAAGGA
This window contains:
- the LOC130973087 gene encoding peptidyl-prolyl cis-trans isomerase FKBP43-like isoform X2, producing MAFWGVEVKSGRPFIHNYDDSKGRLHISMATLGFGSATTRSTLQCNVGNSSPVYLCSLYPGTTESLQLNLELEELDQVVFTVIGARSIHLCGYYLGRTSPTIDRESYGEDIADTENERSDCSDEDDLDDSFIDDDPNPEVFPPSPISNGEEASDDNKPEGKKSKFGRLRKKYYSVESDDDGDGGFEEKIIVNDTRDDQMKESDNEDSLLISSLYKVKARQRISDDEINAGDSGAFDARNKNYEDDGDGNIQTDLETDNVLQDSQRDREAAVLDKEKDVGDVKKSKKKKKEKQKETKSSPNGQSIKLDKSERDKPKIDKMTQDILAGQEQNKDGADDDKQTETVDKMLSLSEDSPLISPVHKIKSRRKIFDEENHITGDNEAFNASNKNVKDGGDSIVQTTFETNNFIQDSQMQREAALSDKKKDVGDVKKSKKKKKEKETTSSPNGHSINLDKSEQDKPKIEVTLDILAGQEQIKDGANDDKQTETVDKNLPSSEAGHVQDEKPKKKRKERQKEHMKQPTVNEDVETVAAVALPAFVEDAGKAKTKRRKKEQINKGLHLEGERSVEDGAHDFSNGNQNEEKVKKGKSRSKSKSKGNIEA
- the LOC130973087 gene encoding peptidyl-prolyl cis-trans isomerase FKBP43-like isoform X1 — encoded protein: MAFWGVEVKSGRPFIHNYDDSKGRLHISMATLGFGSATTRSTLQCNVGNSSPVYLCSLYPGTTESLQLNLELEELDQVVFTVIGARSIHLCGYYLGRTSRTTIFHGDSSESYGEDIADTENERSDCSDEDDLDDSFIDDDPNPEVFPPSPISNGEEASDDNKPEGKKSKFGRLRKKYYSVESDDDGDGGFEEKIIVNDTRDDQMKESDNEDSLLISSLYKVKARQRISDDEINAGDSGAFDARNKNYEDDGDGNIQTDLETDNVLQDSQRDREAAVLDKEKDVGDVKKSKKKKKEKQKETKSSPNGQSIKLDKSERDKPKIDKMTQDILAGQEQNKDGADDDKQTETVDKMLSLSEDSPLISPVHKIKSRRKIFDEENHITGDNEAFNASNKNVKDGGDSIVQTTFETNNFIQDSQMQREAALSDKKKDVGDVKKSKKKKKEKETTSSPNGHSINLDKSEQDKPKIEVTLDILAGQEQIKDGANDDKQTETVDKNLPSSEAGHVQDEKPKKKRKERQKEHMKQPTVNEDVETVAAVALPAFVEDAGKAKTKRRKKEQINKGLHLEGERSVEDGAHDFSNGNQNEEKVKKGKSRSKSKSKGNIEA